CATTGATGTTCATCCCGAATTTCCAGGTCACGAAAAGCAAAGGCACGGAGATGAAGAGGGCCAAACGGCTCAATTTTGCATAGTACCGGTAATCGATCTTATGCGCTACCCACATCGCTCCCCAACTTAGAAGTACCAAGGAAGAATGCTTCAACAGATAATGCTCTGTATCTCCCTTCATATTGTTATAAGCCAAAGTACCAGTAGCGCTGTAAACCACCATAATACTTAACACAGACAAAATGATAACGATCGTCCAGATTACCGGATCGCCCTTCAGATTTTTATTCAACCAAAGCTTTATTCCATTCATATCTGCTTCATTTTAGGTTGAACATCCTTTAATTCCTTCACTGCCGCCTTGAACTGATCCCCTCGGTCCTCGTAGTTCTTGAATAGATCGAAACTGGCACAGGCCGGTGAAAGTAAAACCACATCGCCTTCCTGCGCATGTTCAAAAGCAGCCTTCACTGCTTCCGCTGCTGACAGGGTTTCAGTAAGCACTGATACATCTCCGGAAAACTCATCCTTCAGATGTGCGTTATCCTTGCCCATACAAATGAGCGTATGAACTTTCTGCTGTACCAGTGCTTTAATTTGACTATAATCGTTGCCCTTATTCACTCCTCCTGCGATCCAAACGATAGGTGCCTCGATGGCATCCAAAGCATAGAATACAGCATCCACATTAGTGGCCTTGGAGTCGTTGATAAAGGTGATATCATTAACCACACCGGCATTTTCCAGCCGGTGAGCGGCATTTTTAAATGACCCGAGTGCATTGATGATTTCAGGGAAGGAAACGCCTACTTCCAGAGCAGCCAGGATGGCCGCCATCTGATTGTAGTGGTTATGCTTTCCAATCAAAGGCAAGTAGCCTGTCGGTATCACTTCTATTTCTTTTTCTGTATCGAGGATCAAACAATCCGCCTCGCTAAAGGCACCATGGCCCAGCACTCTACCCTGAACAGAGACAGGTTGAATTCGAGCAGGTGAAGATTGTGCGCCTTTCACTACCCATGAGTCGTCCTGATTCAGGATAATCAAATCGCTCTCGCCCATATTTTCGAACAGACGATACTTGGCAGCTGCATATTCAGCCATTTGGTAGTTGTAGCGATCCAGATGATCTGGCGTGATGTTGAGTAATACAGCTACATCTGGCTTGAAGGTATCAATGTCATCCAACTGAAAACTGCTCAATTCCAAAACGATGATATCATGCGCAGCGCCACTTGCCAACAAGTCGGATAGGCTATTGCCTACATTGCCTGCTGAGGCAGCGTTCAATCCAGCTGACTTCAAAATATGTGTCGTCAGAAGTGTGGTAGTCGTTTTACCATTAGATCCAGTGATCCCGATCAACTTCGCCCCTGTATATCTACTGGCGAATTCAATCTCAGAAATCACGGGAACACTTGCTGCCTTGATTTCTTTGATAATCGCTGCGCTATTCGGAATTCCTGGGCTTTTCACAACTTCCTTATATGCTACGATTTTGTCCAGGCTATGACCTCCCTCTTCGAAGGCTACTCCTAGTTTCGTCAACTCGTCTTTTTTGGCCTCTGCAATAGCCGATCCGTCAGACAAAAACACAGACAATCCCTGCTTTACTGCCAGACGCACCGCACCCATGCCGCTTTCGCCGCTTCCCAGTACTGCTACGCTATGTAAGTCTTGCTTGCTCAATTATCTTAGTTTCAATGTTGCCAATGTCACAATCGCCAATAAAATGGCAGTCGTCCAAAATCGAGTCACAATTTTCGTTTCGTGAATCCCCTTCTTTTGGTAATGGTGGTGAAGAGGTGCCATCAAAAAGATGCGCTTGCCTTCACCGTATTTCTTCTTCGTGTATTTAAAATAGCTCACCTGTATGATGACAGAGAGATTTTCTATCACAAAGACCCCGCACAAAATCGGAATCAATAATTCTTTTCTGATCAAAAAGGCCATCACGGCAATCACACCTCCCAGTGCCAAACTGCCCGTGTCTCCCATGAAAACCTGGGCTGGATAAGAATTGTACCAGAGGAAGCCAATACAAGCTCCCACAAAGGCCAAAGCAAAAATTACCGTCTCACCCGATCCTGGGATGTACATGATATTAAGGTAATCCGCGAAGATGACGTTACCCGATACATAGGCCAAAATCGCCAGAGTAATCCCGATAATCGCCGAGGTACCTGCCGCCAATCCATCCAGACCGTCGGTGATATTGGCACCATTCGATACGGCTGTCACGATGAAAATCACCACCAGCACATAAAGCACATCTGTGAACTGATCGAGAAAATCTGGTAGCAACCACTCGTAATCGAACTCATTGTCCTTGACAAATGGAATGGTCGTAATGGTGCTTTGCTGGTCTTCGTAGTCTGCAAAACGCTGCTCAAACTCCATGGTGTGGTCTTTGGCGTTCGGAAAATATCGCACATCTACCTCATCGTTGGTCACCATAGTGACACCTACCACCAATCCAATGGCTACCTGCCCAACAATCTTGAATTTGCCAGAAAGGCCTTCTTTATTCTTCTTTTTGATCTTGAGATAATCATCCAAAAATCCTATTAGTGCCATCCAAATCGCAGTAATCACCAACAGGATCACATAGACGTTGTCCAGTTTAGCGACAAGCAAAGTAGGAATGACAATCGCAGCTATGATCATGATCCCACCCATCGTAGGCGTACCTTTCTTTTCGAGCTGCCCCTGCAGTCCCAAATCACGAATGGTCTCACCCATCTGCTGTCTCTGTAGCATCTCGATGATTCGCTTTCCGAAAAAGATGGTAATCAACAAGGACAATGCAATGGCCAATCCAGCACGAAACGATATGTACTGAAAGACCTGCGCACCTGCCAGGTTGAATTCATTTTCCAGATAATCAAATAGATAATACAGCATTCTCTAATCTTTGAATAATTCTAACATCTCCTTGAGCACGGCACGATCATCAAAATCATGTCTTACTCCATTAATCTCCTGATAAGTCTCATGGCCTTTTCCAGCCACCAGAATTATATCCTCATCATTGGCCAATGAGCAGGCCGTTTTAATTGCCTCTCTTCGGTCTCTGATGATTAAAGTCTTTTTGACCATGCTTGGCCCGATCCCGCCCATCATCTCCTTGATGATCGTATCTGGATTCTCTGTTCTGGGATTGTCGTCGGTGAATATCACCTTGTCGCTCCACTTAGCCGCGATGGAAGCCATCACTGGGCGCTTGTCCTTGTCGCGATCCCCACCACAGCCTACTACCGTGATTACTTTTTCATTTCCAGACCGGAAACTGTCGATGGTCTGCAGCACGTTTTCCAGCGCATCGGGTGTGTGGGCATAGTCCACAATCGCTCGCACATTACTGTCTGCATTGACCGACTCGAAGCGTCCAGGAGCAGTCTCTATCCCCGAGAGCATCAACAGCACCTCCTCTACATCCTGCTCCAGGATATCTGCCACTGCATAGGCAGCCAACAGATTGTATGCATTGAATGCTCCAATCAATCGGAACCAAACACTGCGTCCGTTGATATCCAGCTCCAATCCCTGGTAGCTATTGGTAATGATCTTGGCCTTGTAGTCTGTCATGAACTTCAACCCAAAAGCCAGCTGACGTGCCCTGGTGTTCTGTAGCATGACCTGACCTCTTTTGTCATCCATATTGACCAGCGCAAAAGCTGAGGATGGCAAGCCGTCAAATAATTTCTTTTTCGCCTTGATATAATTATCAAAGGTCTCGTGGTAGTCCAGGTGATCGTGGCTGATATTCATGAACACGGCACCTGTATACTGTAGCCCGGCGATTCTCCCCTGATCGATCGCATGAGAACTCACTTCCATGAAAGCATACTCACATTTCTGCTTGACCATCTCGCTCAACAAGGCATTGAGGCTGATCTGATCTGGAGTCGTATGCGTAGAAGGAATCACCTCATCGTTGATCTTGTTCTGCACCGTAGAAAGCAAGCCCACATTGTAGCCCAGAGACCTGAACAGGCTGTAAAGCAGCGTTACTGTGGTCGTCTTGCCATTGGTACCGGTGATACCTACCAATTTGATTTTCTTAGATGGATTGTCGAAAAAGTTAGAAGCAATCACACCCAAAGCAGCAGCAGAATCTCCCGTCTCAACGAAAGTCACATGAATATCCGGCAAGAGCGGCATTTCCTCACAGACTACAGCGACTGCACCACTTTTGATGGCCTTCTCGATGTAGTCATGTCCATCTACCTGCGTGCCTTTGACCGCCACGAACAAGCTGCCTTTTTGAACCTTTCTGGAATCAAAACATACGTCTACCACTTCTATCCCGGTGTTGCCCGAAACAGAGGTCAGCTTTACGTTATACAATATGTCTTTGAGTGTCTTCACTTATCCCAGATCTAATTCAATTTTCAATTGCCCGTCGATTTTCACACCAGGCAAAACCGACTGTTGCTTCACTCTACCCAATCCTGAGTAGCTCACTTTAATATTTTTGTTTTCCAGAATGAACAAGGCATCCCTCAGGGTCATCCCTCTCACATCTGGCACCACCATATCGTGAAATTTCATTGGCTTCCAGGCGATGGAATTATTGGCAATGCTCGCTTTGGTCCATGTCGTTTCACCCTTCACATAGTTGGAGATCCCGAACTCATTGCAGATTTCTTTCAACTCGTCCTGGTTGCCCGCCTGAATCACAGGAAAAATGCCTGCCATTACTTCCTTGCCCTCAAATGGGTTGTTCAACTCCATATCCAGTGCATATATCTTGTCCGCGATATTTTTGAACACTGGAGCCGCTACATCGCTACCATAGATACGGTATCTCTTCGGGTTGTCTATAACCACAATGGCGCTATACTTAGGCTTCTCAGCTGGGAAGAACCCCGCAAAAGAAGTGTAGTACTTGTTGGTGTATTTACCATTTACCACATGTTTGGCAGT
This is a stretch of genomic DNA from Reichenbachiella ulvae. It encodes these proteins:
- the murD gene encoding UDP-N-acetylmuramoyl-L-alanine--D-glutamate ligase, translated to MSKQDLHSVAVLGSGESGMGAVRLAVKQGLSVFLSDGSAIAEAKKDELTKLGVAFEEGGHSLDKIVAYKEVVKSPGIPNSAAIIKEIKAASVPVISEIEFASRYTGAKLIGITGSNGKTTTTLLTTHILKSAGLNAASAGNVGNSLSDLLASGAAHDIIVLELSSFQLDDIDTFKPDVAVLLNITPDHLDRYNYQMAEYAAAKYRLFENMGESDLIILNQDDSWVVKGAQSSPARIQPVSVQGRVLGHGAFSEADCLILDTEKEIEVIPTGYLPLIGKHNHYNQMAAILAALEVGVSFPEIINALGSFKNAAHRLENAGVVNDITFINDSKATNVDAVFYALDAIEAPIVWIAGGVNKGNDYSQIKALVQQKVHTLICMGKDNAHLKDEFSGDVSVLTETLSAAEAVKAAFEHAQEGDVVLLSPACASFDLFKNYEDRGDQFKAAVKELKDVQPKMKQI
- the mraY gene encoding phospho-N-acetylmuramoyl-pentapeptide-transferase: MLYYLFDYLENEFNLAGAQVFQYISFRAGLAIALSLLITIFFGKRIIEMLQRQQMGETIRDLGLQGQLEKKGTPTMGGIMIIAAIVIPTLLVAKLDNVYVILLVITAIWMALIGFLDDYLKIKKKNKEGLSGKFKIVGQVAIGLVVGVTMVTNDEVDVRYFPNAKDHTMEFEQRFADYEDQQSTITTIPFVKDNEFDYEWLLPDFLDQFTDVLYVLVVIFIVTAVSNGANITDGLDGLAAGTSAIIGITLAILAYVSGNVIFADYLNIMYIPGSGETVIFALAFVGACIGFLWYNSYPAQVFMGDTGSLALGGVIAVMAFLIRKELLIPILCGVFVIENLSVIIQVSYFKYTKKKYGEGKRIFLMAPLHHHYQKKGIHETKIVTRFWTTAILLAIVTLATLKLR
- a CDS encoding UDP-N-acetylmuramoyl-L-alanyl-D-glutamate--2,6-diaminopimelate ligase, translating into MKTLKDILYNVKLTSVSGNTGIEVVDVCFDSRKVQKGSLFVAVKGTQVDGHDYIEKAIKSGAVAVVCEEMPLLPDIHVTFVETGDSAAALGVIASNFFDNPSKKIKLVGITGTNGKTTTVTLLYSLFRSLGYNVGLLSTVQNKINDEVIPSTHTTPDQISLNALLSEMVKQKCEYAFMEVSSHAIDQGRIAGLQYTGAVFMNISHDHLDYHETFDNYIKAKKKLFDGLPSSAFALVNMDDKRGQVMLQNTRARQLAFGLKFMTDYKAKIITNSYQGLELDINGRSVWFRLIGAFNAYNLLAAYAVADILEQDVEEVLLMLSGIETAPGRFESVNADSNVRAIVDYAHTPDALENVLQTIDSFRSGNEKVITVVGCGGDRDKDKRPVMASIAAKWSDKVIFTDDNPRTENPDTIIKEMMGGIGPSMVKKTLIIRDRREAIKTACSLANDEDIILVAGKGHETYQEINGVRHDFDDRAVLKEMLELFKD